ACACCGCCGGCAAGGACGTCTTCACGTTCCGCGCCAACAAGGTCGGCACCGGCGGCTCCTGCGTCATCACGATCACCCGCCGCTGACCCGGACCCGACGAGCCGCCGCCCCGTCCGCCCCCGGCGGGGTCGGCGGCTCGTCGCCGGGGTGACGGCGGACACGCAGACAGCCGCGGCCGCCACGTGCTAGCGTCACTTAGGTAAGCCTTACCTACACCTACTGCTGACCAGCGCCCGGGAGGTCCCGTGATCGTCTGCCACTGCAACGTGGTCAACGACCGGGCCGTCACCGACGCCATCGACGCCGGTGCCCGCACCCTGGCCGGGGTGTGCGCCGCCACCGGCGCCGGCCGCGACTGCGGCTCGTGCGTCTTCTCGGTGAAGCGGCTGCTGTGCGACCATGAGCCCTCGGTCGCCGCCCGCGCGATCGCGTCGTACGAGGCCCTGGAGGTCGAGGTTGCAGCCAGTTAGCCCCCGCGTCGTGGAGCTGTTCAACGACGCGCTCACGTTCGAGCTCACGGTCACCAACACCTACTTCCTGCACGCGCGCATGCTCGACAACTGGGGGTTCGGCAAGCTCGGCAAGGTCTTCTACG
This DNA window, taken from Nocardioides sp. HDW12B, encodes the following:
- a CDS encoding (2Fe-2S)-binding protein, encoding MIVCHCNVVNDRAVTDAIDAGARTLAGVCAATGAGRDCGSCVFSVKRLLCDHEPSVAARAIASYEALEVEVAAS